Genomic DNA from Methanofollis sp. W23:
GGCACCTGGTACGGGATACTTCGATCATATAACGATCAGATCGTCTTTTAATATATATAGTTTCGCCAGAGCCGATGATCATATGATCCTTTCTTTTCAAAAAATGAGGACTTAGAACCAACATCTCATGATATAATCAATTGAAGATATATCAGGAAAATTTCTGGATGAAAAAGAAGATATATGAGTCTTCAAAAATAATTCTCGACATACCAGACACCACGAAATGAAAAGGGACCGCCTCAGGATAACCCCTCGCATTTTTGGAAGGGAATCATCGCCCCCCCTCTCCCGGGGGGAGGATCCCCCTATGGACACGGGGCCCCGGGATGACATGGGCTCTGGAGAACGCGACCAGAGAGATCTGAGATGGCCTCTACAAAAAAGGGTTCTGTAGAAACCCTCACCCTTTATGGGTGCACGCGCGATTCTACCGTCTTCCCTCATGAATCCCACCAAGGGCGGCAAACCCCCAGCCCTCTGGGATGAAGATTGAGCCAGAAGGCATATTCGAACGCCCTGAAGGGGGATTGCCGTCCCTGACCTATCGTGGTGCGAGGGGTTGGAGGGGCGGCAAACCCACAGTCCCCTGTGCGAGCGATTGGTGGCGGACGGCACTACGCTCTCCATGGTCATTGATGGTGCCCTCCCGGCCCCATCCTACAGGGCGGACCTCCAGTCTCCCGTGGATCTGCGATTTTTCAGTATGCGGCCGGAGGGAACCTGAGACGATCCACAGGTCTTTGAAAGCACCCCCGGCATGGTGATGAAAAAAGGGGGGTGATGCACATGTTCCCCCTCAATAGGGGGCGGGATCCTACAGAGCCGAAACACAAAAAAAGATCTGGGTCAGAGGGCCTATTCAAGCCTGATCTTGGTAGCGTCCCCGTTGCCGATGGCGATCCCGGCATCACCAAGATCAACCCAATCTTCCTTCTTCTCGGTGCACTTTGCAAGCACCCCAAAGGTATATCGGCCCGCAGGGAGGTCGCGGACATCAAGTATGGCAGTCTGCGCACCGACCTCTGCCGCAGTACACGGCGACAACGTCTTGATCGGGGTCCAGGAATGCCCATCATCATCCGAATATTTCACTTCCTGCGTAACCGTCCCGGTCCCATTATAGTCAAGATCCCACCCCAGTGTGAGGAAGTCGGTGACCGGACCGGTGCCGACCCGGTGGAGGTTGGAGACATCGAGGTACACGTTCCCGAAGGCAGGATCAGTGCTGTTTGGACGGGCCGAGATGAAGGTGTCGGGGAGTTCAAGGTGATCGGCACCGCCATTAAAGGAGATGGTCGAGCCCGGCCCAAAGACATTGATGTTCCCCTCGGTCTTGACCTTGAGGCGGTACGACGTCGTCCAGGTCTGACCAAGTTTCACAGTCCCGACATCAAAGTGAAGGGACTGGTCGTCCTGCCAGTCGGCGGTCTGGTCCTCGGTGTGCCGCGGGACCACCACCGCCCTACCGGTCTCATTCTCGATCCAGCTCTCGATGACCGTCGAGATGCCATCTGCATGGACATACTCAAAGACATCATCACCAGGCATCGAGGCCCCATTCACCTCGACATTCTTGAATGAGAGATCGACGGAGGTGTCGACCCCGGCCTCGACCTTGAGTTCGCCGGCGATCCGCTCATAGATCCCTGCAAGTTCGTCGCCGCCAGGAGCATGTTCATAGAACCCCCCGGTCAATGAGGCCAGTTCATTCATCGTGCCGGTGACAGTCTGACCAGGACTGTAGGCAAAGGTGATGGGATAGAGTTTTATTCCATTGTCCCTGGAAAATAGGCCCATATTCTGGTTTGTCCCCTCACCGTCAGAGCAGGTCCAGTAGGGATAGGTGTTCCATCGTCTCTCCCAGTATGAATAAATCCGCCTCTCATTATACTCGAGCGTCCCACCCAGACCATCATAATACCGATAGTCATTTGCCTCCAGTTCATTGCCTGAGAAGCGGTACGCCACATTGTACGGGTCTTTCCACCCGGTCCCATGCGCAAGTGGGCTGCCGTCATAGTTCCAGTCGCCGTCGGTCATGACGATCACTGCCTTCACAGCGTCGTCCCGTCCCTGCTCCTGAAGGAGCCTGACAGCCTCATAGATCCCGCGACGCAGTTGCGTCGCACCTCTCGCATCAAGATGATTCAGCCTATACTTGACATCTGAAAAATCATCAGTCAGACCTTTTTCAATGGTCGTTGAGGATGAAAAGGAAACAAGTCCCACCCGGTCGCGTCGCGAGTCCATCGCATCGATAAAGGATGAAGCAGCGTTTTTCGCACTGACCAACCTGACCTGTCCAGAACTGTCCTCCCACTGCATGCTCCCCGACTTATCGATGACCAGTACCACATCGATCGGTTCAGGCTGAAGGGCCCACCCGTCACCCTTGAGGTCAAGGTGCACATCGATCGTCTCGTTCACTGCGACCTGCCCGGACTCTGGGTCCACCCTGGTGGAGACCGAAAGGTAGGGGAAGTTCACCCACTTCAGAGCGATCTCCCTGGTGACCTCACCCCACTGTGCGGTGACCACCCCATTCCCGGTGGCGGCCGAACTGTAATCAGGGTCATCGCGGTCAGTGGTAAATCCGCCTGGCCTGAAGCACACGGTGGCATACCCGTTCTCGTCGGTGGTGGCCACAGTCTCAAGAAGGCCTGGGGTGTCTGTCATCTTGTATGACCCGGTGTCGACGGTGCCAAGCGAGAAGGTGACCGTCTCACCTGGGACCGGGTTACCCTTCACGTCGATCACCTTGGCCCGCACCTCGGCGGCACCCCCAGGGTCAGGGTTCACGTCATAACTCGGCATCGTCTGAGGGTTGGCAGTGAGGAGCATGTCGGTCGGGGCGGTGTGGACAAACTCCACCACCGTCGTGCAGGAGACGGCGGGGTCTTCCTCCGAGACGGCAGTGATGGTTACAAGCCCTGCCATGTCCCTGGGCCCGAAGGTGACCTGGGCCTGACCTTCCGAGTTGGAGGTGGCTTTCACCTTGGTCCCGATGTCTGAAGTGATCGTTACGTTCTGGTTCCCGGCAGGGTTGCCGTACTGGTCCTTCATGGTGTAGGTGATGGTAAACCAGCTCTCCCCGTCGGCATAACAATAGGGAGGGGTTCCCCCAGGACTGACCGAGGCGGTGATCGAACTGGGGGCTCCATCCCCGATCCCGTAGAAGGTCAGGTAGAGATCTGCCACCGGGTCAGGGAGGTCGATATAGACGACGTTCTCACCGGCGGTACAGGCAGCCTTCAGTTCGGCCCTGACAAATCCGTCCGCACCCACCGGCAGGACAACATCATCGCTATACCCACTCCCATCAAAGAACCCGGCGGTCCCGTCCGGTGACCCGACAGAGAACCTGAAAGACTCTGCACCCCGGCGGGCATCGACCAGGTTGCCATACTCGTCCTCCAGCGAGAAGACGATCCCGGTCGTAGTGTCAACGCTCACCCTGCTCTCATAGTCAAGAGATCTCAGGCGGTAGGGGGGAGCATGGTCGATCTTCTGCTCATAGGAGCCCGAGACTTCAGCAGGCGTGCCTTCATTGTCATATGCGACCGTGGCGGTGATCTCGGCAACGCCGCTCGCGGTCCCCGGCGTGAAGATGGCCGTCGCCGTCCCGTCCGGGCCGGTGGTAGCGGTGAGCGGCGATAGAGTGCCTATGGCAGCGTCGCAGGAGAAGGTAACGCCCACCTCGGGGAGCGGATTTCCGTTGGCACCGGTCACCGTCGCACTCACGTCAGTCCCATTGTCGCTGCCAGTGACGACCCACTCGTCGGCAGAGGTGACGACGACCTGGGGAACCTCCCCCCCGGCTACGGCCCCGGTACAGAGGAGAAGGAACGCCACCAGGAACGTCCAGTATCGTATCTGACCCATAATCATCCTCAAGGTACGTACACTTTCAGCCCCCCCATATAAAGGCATTCATTTTATAAATCATCTCATAAAATATTATTTTAAGGAAGTAATTGATTTTAATCCGTAGAATTGATCACAATAATGTTTTGCGTAAGATCAAAAGAGATCATCATTATATAGCATAACCAATCCTTAGAAGGATTCCTCGCGCCAGGGCCGCCCCTGCCACAATCAATACGGGAAGGTGGGTGATGTACTCCGCCTCAAGGAGAGGGGGGAGGGAAATTTCTAAAGATCGGAGCCCGCAGAATCAGACATGAACCCTGGGCCCAGGCATACACGATAACAATCTCTCTTCGCGTGCTTTCTCTCTCTTTTCAAGACTGAAGAATCGATGAAGACTTCGTCCAATTCGCCGCCCCCGCCCCTCCTCTCCACAGCGGGTCCGGGAGGGGCAACCCCCCGGCGCGAGATGATGGGAGACGTCCTGAGATGAGGGCGGCCATTCTGATCGGCGTGCCTTCCCGCATAATCATGTCTGGGGAGAGCGCCGCCCCGACCCCCAATGAAGATAGGGATGGGAAGAGAGAGGGATCTGCATCTGTGTATCGTCCCTGAAGCAATCTGGCAAATCCAAACCAGCACGGAGACACGAAAAAATGATCTTCAAGATCATTTTCATGGTAAACCCCCTGGATGGCTCTCTGTGACGGGACCGGCCGCCACACGATCTCCTCGTCACCGTCGTCTCCTCTTCCATCTAAAATTCGTCTTCATTTTAGGGACCAAGGGAAACCACGCCTACAGCGCGTTCGAGAGGGAAAGCCGATTGAATCATGTGCACACAGGAACTTGAACTGTTGAAGGGATCCTCCTGAGCCAAAAATCAGCCCTGTCCTTCCGGGCCACATGCCGCCCCTGAGAAGATCCCTAGTCCTCACGAACCTCCGGGGCATACAGTACAGAGACACATGATTCGCGCTCGCACCTGAAACAGGTGAAGATACTTACAGGGCCCCGAAAAAAAGAGAGAAAAGATTGGATCTGTAGAAAATCTCACCTCTTCTTGGTTCAAGCATGATGCAGCCGCTCTCCCCTATCTTCGTGCAGGGGGTCCGGGGGGCGGCCAGCCCCCCGGCAAAGAGAACCATCAAGATGATTTCTACAATACCAAAAAATTAGAACTGCCGGCGCCTTGTCGGCGGACGGCGGCCAGGCTGGCGGCGGTTCGGGAGATCGACCCGACCGGTGGCGACCGCACCGGCGATGACCACCACGACCACCACGATGACAAGGATGATGACGATGGCACCCAGAGGCAGGCCATGGGGCTCAAGGGTGAGGACCACCGACTCGCCAGAGGACCCTGCCGTCACCGCGGTCTCCTGCATGACCTGCCGGTAGCCGTCCATCGATCCTGTGATATTGTAGGTCCCTGGAGCAAGATCGAGGGCGATCTGCCCGGTAGAGGAGGTCGTACCCGCCTCGGCACCATTCACGCAGATCTTCACCTCGCCCATCGGTTCATGGGAGGGGTTCTCGACCAGCACCGAGACCGGGACCGTCGCACGCCCGAGCTCAAAGATCAGGTCAGGAGTCCCTTCCCCGATCTTCCTGGTCTCTTTCTGGGCGACATAGCCAGGGGCACTCACCTCAAAGGTGTGGGTGCCGGCGACGACAGTGTCGAGGTCGATCCTGCCAAAGGAGTCGGTCACCCCGATGTCCTTCCCGTCGACAACGACTTTTGCTCCGGAGACCGGGGTCTTCTCGGCGTCAAAGACCGAGAGGATGAGCGAAGTGGTGGACTTGGTAAGGGCGATCTCCTCGACGACCGCATCGTCTCCCAGGTAGATCTCCTTGCTGTACGTCGAATATGAGGGGTGGGTCACCTCGACATCATAATACCCGTCGCCGTCCAGGACGGTGGTGGCCACGCCCTCGCTGCCGGTCGTGCCCACAGCCTTCCCGTCGACCTTCACGCTGGCCCCTACGATCGGGGACTCGCTCCGGTCGTCCACGATCCTGAAGGCAAACCTGTTCTCAGGGTAGAGCCAGTACTGGAGGGTCAGGGCGTCCCGGTCTATGTCGATCTCGCGAGTGATCTCCATATAATCGTCGGCATCGATCTCGATCCGGTATTCTTCCCTGTCTTCGACCTCAAAGACCACTCGGCCCGAGGAATCGGTCCTTTCATAGTCGTCGAAGGAGGTCGATATACCGATGAGATCGACCCGCGCACTCTTGACCGGGAGGACTGTGAGGGCGTCGTAGACCATGATCTCAAGGTCCAGGCTCCCCGGGTCCATTCTGACGACGACCGAACGTTCGTCTTCGTCGATACGGTCGTCCCAGTCATCATATCCGGCTTTCGTCACCTTAAGAGTGTACCGGTTCCTGCCGTCGTACTCATATGAGAACTCGCCGTCTGAATTGGTCTTGCCCTCATAATGGCCGTCGACATAGACCGACGCACCTCGGATGTACGACCCGTCGTCTGCGTCCTTTACCGTGATATCGACGTCAGTGGCCTGCACCGCACTGCAGATCAGTGCGAGGGCCATGACCCCGATGATGAGATAGGTGAATCTCGACCTCATGTTACTCTCCATACTGGTGTCCACCTCGTGTTGTCCAGTGCCGACCGGGCACGCGGTCGAGGAGCATCCCCTCGACGACGACCGGCATCAACCGGCGTCCTTCTTCGAGCGCCTTCTGGAGGCGCCATTTCCGGTCTGCATAGACGGTAAAGATCGGTTCGCCGGCCCGCACGCGTGTTCCCTTCTTCGCATGGATGCAGATGCCTGCACCCTGGTCCTGGGGGGCGCCGGCGGCCCTGGCAAGGCTGATCAATGCCCTGTTGTTCAGTTCGATCACGTACCCGGTGGTGGGGGCGTTTACCACGTACTGGTACGTGCCAGGAATTATATCATCTGCGGTCACTTTCGGGTCTCCGCCCTGGACCTCGATGATCTCCTTCATCTTGGCAAGGGCCTTGCCGGAGGAGAGGATCTCCTGGGCCACCGCGTAGCCCTGGCCTGGCGCCGCCTTCCCTGCCATCTCCAGGATGATCCCAGCGATAGAGAGACTCTTCTGAATAAGTGAACTCGGCTCGGTCGCCCCTTCGAGGACTGAGAGGGCCTCGTGCACCTCGACCTTCGGGCCGATGGTATGCCCGACAAGAGACTCGCCATAGGTGAGGGCGCATTCCACCTGCATCCCGAGGCGTTCACCGAGTTCGATGAACTCGCGGGAGAGGCGCCGCCCCTCTTCGGCGGTCGGGACCTTGGTCTGCGCCCCGACAGGGATGTCGATCGCCACCAGGTTTGCCCCGACCGCGTACTTCTTGGCCATCACCGAGGCGAGCATCTGGCCCCTGGCGTCGATCTTGAAGGGGTACTCGACGGTGATGAACCGGTCGTCGGCAGGGGCAATGTTCGTCGCCCCGCCCCAGACGATGACGCCCCCGACCTTCTCGGTCATCTGCTGCACCTCGGCGGCGGAGAAACTCACCGGGGCAAGCACTTCCATGAGGTCGGCGGTGCCGCCGGCGCCGGTGATCGCCCGCGAACTGGTCTTTGGGATCTTGAGGCCAGCGGCGGCGACGACCGGGACGACCAGCAGGGTGATCTTGTTGCCCGGCACCCCGCCGATGGAGTGTTTGTCCACGATCGGGTACGAGGGGAAACTGAGTTGTTCGCCGGTCTCCACCATCGCCCTGGTGAGGTACTCCACCTCGTCCATGTCGAGGGGGTTGGTGTAGGTGGAGACGATGTAGGCGGTGAGTTCGCTGGGGGAGAGGTCGTCGGCGACGACGTCCCTTATAATCGCGTAGGTCTCCTCTTTGTTCAGGCGCTGGCCGTCCATCTTCTTCTTGATGTAGGCAAGGCTTGCAGGGCGGTCGGCGACCCGCACCTCCACGTCGGCGCCGTCGAGGACGTCGACCCGCACCTGGGTCGGGCGGTAGACCCCGATCGTGCCTGGCCCGAGGATGGTGGCGGTGGTGTCCACGAAGGCCGAGACCGTCTCCCCGGTGGCCAGGTTCTTCACCTCCACGCGGTCGCCGTCCCGCACGCTGATCTCCCGGGCGTCGGCGGTGTTGAGGAGGACGCCGCGGTTCCCGATGTCGATCAGCCTGGTCGTGAGTTTCATGAGTAGAGAATCAGTCTCCGCTCTCTAAAGGGTATCGACCTGCATCTCTGGAGAGGAGATCAGGGGTGCGAGAAAAAAGTGTCAGAAGAAACAGAGTGTGCAAAAAAAGGGGGGAAATTAAGATTAGTTCCTACGCATGACCAGGAACGCAACTGCACCAAGGCCGACAAGGGCCACGAGTGCACCAAAGCCTGGGGTCGGCGGAGCCGTGGTCTCAGGGGCAGTGGTGGTCACATCGGCCGGAGCCGTGGTGGTTACGCTCGGGGTGGTCTCGGTCTCGACTGGCGAGACAGGACCCTCGATCATGTTGAAGGTCGAGCTTGCGGTCACGTCAGCGTCGATGGACTCGACGGTGACAGTATACTGGTCAGGCTTGAAGTCAGAGGCATCGACTTCGTAGGACCAGGTGTTGATCCCGTCGCCCTTCTCAACCGTCACAGTGCCGGTGGAGGACGCAAAGCCGGTACCCTCAGTCTTCTTGGCAGGACCAAAGGAAGCGCCGCTCACTTCAACCTGCAGGTCGTCGCCGACCGCGAGGTTGGTGGTGCCGCTGATGGTGAACTTGGTGCCGATCGACTGGTCGCCGACAGGCTCAATGGCGATGACCGCAGCGGCTACATCGAAGGAGACCTTCCTGTAGGTGTCATCACAGTACGGTGAGTTGAGAGCGTCAACCAGTGCATTTGCAGCTTCGGAAGCGGAAAGCTTGCCGAGGTTGACAAAGCTACCGGTGGCGTCCCTGATCACGTACGTGCCCTTTTCAGGAGCAGGCCGGACATTGAACTCACGGTCAGTCATCGGGTGCTGGACCACGAGGAAGTACTGCCCGGTGGCAAGGGACTCGGTGTTCTCGAACTCAAACTCGAAGGTGCCGTCGTCCTCAACAGACTCAGACTCGCCGAGGTTGCGGTAGTTCTTCCCGAAGATCCAGATCCTGACGTTGTCAGGCTTACCCTCGGCGACACCGCTCACGGTGAGGTCGTCGCCCTGGGCAACCGTGCTGGCCACGTCGTCAAGGGTGAGGAACGGCTGGTCCAGACGGACGTTGAAGGTTGCGTACTTGACACCCTTCAGGTTGTTCTTGGTGACTGCCAATCCGTTGTCGGCAACACCCCTGCTGGCTGCGTAGACGTTGTACGCACCGGCGTCAAGGATGCCGCCAGTGATTGCGGAGGTATCCCAGCGGTATTCCCAGGTGTCGTCGCCCTCAACCTCGCGCTCCAGGTAATCGCCATTGCTGGCGTAGGCATCGAGGTTAACAAGTGACACACCGTTCTCGTCACCGAGGTTCGGACCGGTCATGAAGAGGAAGACCTTGTCGTTGTCGGTGTTGGTGCCTGAGAGCTTGATCTCCTCACCAAGGTAGTAGGTGCCTGAGCCCTCTGCGGTGATGGTGACCTCACCCTCTTCGATCTTCACCTTGATATCGTCGTACTTGGAAGAGTCGTCAGGGTTGACGACCTTGATGGTGTACGACTTGTCGTCGGTGTAGGTGTAGGTGTTGAAACCGATGGTCCTCTGACCGCCGGCGTTGGTCTTAATGACCGCAGCGGTGTTGGCCGGGTAGTGGGTACCGTTGGTGGCGCGCTCCCTGTCGGCAAGCTTTGCAGAAGCAGGGTCATCGCCATTGACATTCTTGAGATCGTCGGTGAAGTTCTCGTTGATACCAAGAACATCCACGCTCGGCTGACCAGCCTTGATCATCGGGTACAGGTTGTCAGCAACGCTGGCGTCCTTGATGTACAGGAAGTATGGAGTCTTCGAGTTGCCAGTGACAGTCACGGAGAAGTCGTTGTTCCTCACAACATTCTCCTTGTTGGCCTCAATGGAGAGGTCGACAGTGGAGACGGTGAAGGTAGCCTCTGTGGAATCTGCCGCATACTGATCAAAGCCGAGAGGTTCGGTCCAGACAGCCTTGACTGCATAGGTCTGAGCAGTCAGATCCTTGAGGTAGATGCCGTCAGCAGAGTCCGTACCATCGTAATCGGTGGAGTTCCCCACGTACAGCAACTGCTGAGTCACATCGACATCTTTAAGATCCTGATCGTAGCCGTCATGCGGGATCACCGTGATGGTGGACCCGTCATCCTCTCCCTTCAGTTCAACCTTGAGGTTGAAGTAGTTGGCAGGGACGTTCGCATTGTGCGTAGACCCGACCTTCCCGGTGTCGACCTTGAAGAAGACCTGGTTGTCCTTGGTCACGGTCTTGCCTGCGACCGAGGACGACTTGTCGTTTGCAAGAACGACATCGACCTTCAGCGTGGGCTTCTCGAAGTAGAGCTTATAGCCCTTCTGCAGGGTTCCATTGTCGACGAAATAGGTGCCGAAGTAGCTGTCCTTGAAGTCAGCTCCCTGCAGGTTGGTCGTGATCTTGCCATCTACGACTTTAAAATCATTGATCTCCTCTGGAGCATCAAAGTCGTTGTCCTTGATCCTTACCACACGGTTAATCGTCCCAACTTCTTCTGGGAAGTCAAGGGTGAGTTCAGCCCCATTTTCTTCCGCAAAGAAGGTGTCACCATTGGTGAGATTCCTCGCGGCGCCCGGTGCTACAAGCAGGGCAGCTGCGACGAGGAAGACGGCGGCGATCACCATCATCTTTGAAGTACTCTTCATGCAATTCCTCCTTAATGTGAAACGTGGTGAGCATAATTATCCTTCTTCGACAGGTGTCGAATTCGGATTCACCATGCCCAATACTCCGATTGCCGGAATATACGACATTATTAGGGTAACACTTAATATATCCTTTGTGGTCGGGCCCGCATGATGACGGGCGTCAGACGCACCAGGATTGCGCAAATTCAAATTTATCAGAGAATATATGAATTTCCATGCGGCAGCATCGTGCCAGGCACCGACATGCCTAGCGTGACCCTGGCGCAGGGAGAGGGGAGAGCAGGATACCAGAGCCGAGGGTGTCCCTGCCCCTTGATAGGGAAGATCATACGTTCCCCGCACCACGAGAGCGCATGCATGCACCCATGATCATTTCTCCTGTTTCCCATAGAAGGGGATGACGATGCCGGGAGAGATATACCCGGTCTTCAAACTGGTGGGAATCCCCGCGCCCATATTCTGGCAAAAACTTTCTTGACTCCCTCTATTGGATCACTCCCCATGCTGATCAGATACTCCCTGAGATCATCCTCGACCATCTGGAAGAAAGAGGACTATAGGGATCTGAGATAGATGAAGAGGCCATCCCAAAATTCTCCTACCTTACCGTTGCAGAAGAGAGCGGGGGGAGATGGGTGAGAGATCTTCATCCCCCGCGCGCAAAGAAGCACCCCTGACCTTTCCTCACGATCGCACCAGGAGCACATCGAAACACTTCGTGTTTCTCATGTTCGCTGTCGCTCACATCTCGACGATCAGAGATCGTCTCAACCTCGTTCTCACCCGTCTCTCCCGTGATGACGACGAGGAGGGGGAGACATCTTTGATGGTCCCGAGGAGGAAATTCCCGTCTTCCTCCTTATCTTTTCTGGGGTGTGAAGCGCGAGCAGACATGAGATCATCTCAGATTTTCGAGTAGACGAGAGGGCTGAGAAGTTCCCCAGCAGAAAAAAACATTCAGCCCTGTAGAAATCTTCACTTCTTTTGGTTTGAGTATGATTCAACCACCTTCCCCCCATCTTCTCACCAGGGGCGGGTGCTGCCCTGACCCCGGAGATGAAGACAGGGTCAGGAGAGCAGAGAACCATTCTGAATGAGGGGGGGGTCCATCCCATTTGTGTAGGACTCAACGGGATCTGGTCAATTCAAATGCTGATGCAGACCAAAAGAGATGATCGCCTGGATCATTTTCATGGTAAACCCTTACCCCCGCCTTCTCCAATCGATCGCGCCGGGGCGCCGCGCCCCCGGCAGAGAGCATCGCCAGGAGAATTTCTACAGAACCAAAGATTGCTCCATCATAAAGACCGGCCGCCTGCCTCTCCTGATGTGGAGGGAAGGGGAGTGGGGCCGGGGCAAGACGATATGCACCCCCCTGTCCCCGCGGCGCGTCACCGCCGCCCGACCCCCGCACACTCCCACGGCCTACAGGCCCCTGATATGGAAAAATTACCCAGAAATCCCGTTTGATCCCCCTCGTCGACCCGGCATCCATGGTGCGCCCCTGACAACAGGGAGGGCGGGCCCGGCCGTCACCTTTTTCTTTTGTGACGTAGAACTCATAGAAGCCCATAGCCCGGTAGTGTAGTGGTCAATCATGGAGGACCCTGGATCCTCCGACAGCAGTTCGAATCTGCTCCGGGCTACTCCTTTTCCGACAGACTGATGCGTGAGCCAGTGCTAAGAGTGAGGCATGAAACGGCTGTATCTGGTCGGGGCCGGGGTCCGCTCTGACGACGAGAAGACATTCCCCGCCCTGGCAGCGATGTATCATGCAGGCGAGATCGACCATATCCAGGTCCAGATCAACCCGGAAGAACAGCGGACTTTCAGGCAGCATATCGAGACGATCGCCTCGGGCGGGGTCAAGATCGTCATCCATGCCCCTCACCACGGCCACGGACTCAACCCCTGCGCGCCGACGGCCTACGAGACCTGGAGCGAGGCCGATGCACAGGCCTGGATCGAACTCGCCCTTGCAGAGACGGCCGAGGCCGCGGACCTGACCGGGGCGGAGACGATCGTCCTCCACCCCGGGCGGTACCTGCCTGGCAGACGAGAAGAGGCGGCGGCGACCTTCGAGACCTTCCTTGACGAATACTTCGACCCCAGGTTTGTGCTCGAAAACCTCCCGTCAGTCCACACCGACTACCCCCTCCTCGGCAACACCGCCGACGACCTGAAGGCCCTGGGCGGGGGGCGAATACGCGGCTACTGCCTCGACTTTGCCCACCTCTTCTGCACGGCAAATTATCTCAGGGTCCCGTACGCAGACCTCCTCGCCCCCTTCGCCGACCTACCCCTCCGCCTCTTCCACCTTTCCAACAGCAGAAAAAACTCGATCACCGACGAACACCTCGCCCTCGACCACCCCGACGGGGGCCTCAACTTCACCGAGGTCATCCCCTTCATCGCCGCGCACCCCGAGATCGAGACAAGCCTGGAATACAAGGAGAACGACCCCAGGGTCTATGTGAAGCAACTCAGGGCCTTTGACACCCTGTACCGGTTACATACCCGGTCCCGTTAAACCGGGAAGC
This window encodes:
- a CDS encoding PEGA domain-containing protein; protein product: MRSRFTYLIIGVMALALICSAVQATDVDITVKDADDGSYIRGASVYVDGHYEGKTNSDGEFSYEYDGRNRYTLKVTKAGYDDWDDRIDEDERSVVVRMDPGSLDLEIMVYDALTVLPVKSARVDLIGISTSFDDYERTDSSGRVVFEVEDREEYRIEIDADDYMEITREIDIDRDALTLQYWLYPENRFAFRIVDDRSESPIVGASVKVDGKAVGTTGSEGVATTVLDGDGYYDVEVTHPSYSTYSKEIYLGDDAVVEEIALTKSTTSLILSVFDAEKTPVSGAKVVVDGKDIGVTDSFGRIDLDTVVAGTHTFEVSAPGYVAQKETRKIGEGTPDLIFELGRATVPVSVLVENPSHEPMGEVKICVNGAEAGTTSSTGQIALDLAPGTYNITGSMDGYRQVMQETAVTAGSSGESVVLTLEPHGLPLGAIVIILVIVVVVVVIAGAVATGRVDLPNRRQPGRRPPTRRRQF
- a CDS encoding Ig-like domain-containing protein, whose protein sequence is MGQIRYWTFLVAFLLLCTGAVAGGEVPQVVVTSADEWVVTGSDNGTDVSATVTGANGNPLPEVGVTFSCDAAIGTLSPLTATTGPDGTATAIFTPGTASGVAEITATVAYDNEGTPAEVSGSYEQKIDHAPPYRLRSLDYESRVSVDTTTGIVFSLEDEYGNLVDARRGAESFRFSVGSPDGTAGFFDGSGYSDDVVLPVGADGFVRAELKAACTAGENVVYIDLPDPVADLYLTFYGIGDGAPSSITASVSPGGTPPYCYADGESWFTITYTMKDQYGNPAGNQNVTITSDIGTKVKATSNSEGQAQVTFGPRDMAGLVTITAVSEEDPAVSCTTVVEFVHTAPTDMLLTANPQTMPSYDVNPDPGGAAEVRAKVIDVKGNPVPGETVTFSLGTVDTGSYKMTDTPGLLETVATTDENGYATVCFRPGGFTTDRDDPDYSSAATGNGVVTAQWGEVTREIALKWVNFPYLSVSTRVDPESGQVAVNETIDVHLDLKGDGWALQPEPIDVVLVIDKSGSMQWEDSSGQVRLVSAKNAASSFIDAMDSRRDRVGLVSFSSSTTIEKGLTDDFSDVKYRLNHLDARGATQLRRGIYEAVRLLQEQGRDDAVKAVIVMTDGDWNYDGSPLAHGTGWKDPYNVAYRFSGNELEANDYRYYDGLGGTLEYNERRIYSYWERRWNTYPYWTCSDGEGTNQNMGLFSRDNGIKLYPITFAYSPGQTVTGTMNELASLTGGFYEHAPGGDELAGIYERIAGELKVEAGVDTSVDLSFKNVEVNGASMPGDDVFEYVHADGISTVIESWIENETGRAVVVPRHTEDQTADWQDDQSLHFDVGTVKLGQTWTTSYRLKVKTEGNINVFGPGSTISFNGGADHLELPDTFISARPNSTDPAFGNVYLDVSNLHRVGTGPVTDFLTLGWDLDYNGTGTVTQEVKYSDDDGHSWTPIKTLSPCTAAEVGAQTAILDVRDLPAGRYTFGVLAKCTEKKEDWVDLGDAGIAIGNGDATKIRLE
- a CDS encoding AMP phosphorylase, with amino-acid sequence MKLTTRLIDIGNRGVLLNTADAREISVRDGDRVEVKNLATGETVSAFVDTTATILGPGTIGVYRPTQVRVDVLDGADVEVRVADRPASLAYIKKKMDGQRLNKEETYAIIRDVVADDLSPSELTAYIVSTYTNPLDMDEVEYLTRAMVETGEQLSFPSYPIVDKHSIGGVPGNKITLLVVPVVAAAGLKIPKTSSRAITGAGGTADLMEVLAPVSFSAAEVQQMTEKVGGVIVWGGATNIAPADDRFITVEYPFKIDARGQMLASVMAKKYAVGANLVAIDIPVGAQTKVPTAEEGRRLSREFIELGERLGMQVECALTYGESLVGHTIGPKVEVHEALSVLEGATEPSSLIQKSLSIAGIILEMAGKAAPGQGYAVAQEILSSGKALAKMKEIIEVQGGDPKVTADDIIPGTYQYVVNAPTTGYVIELNNRALISLARAAGAPQDQGAGICIHAKKGTRVRAGEPIFTVYADRKWRLQKALEEGRRLMPVVVEGMLLDRVPGRHWTTRGGHQYGE